The genomic stretch CAACATTGCATCAATCCATAGTAGCCTAATTCGACTGAGTAAGGAATTTGTGCGGATGAAATAGCGTGTAAATTGACCTAAAGGTGAATTTCAGCAagacaatgaaaatgttttattaagcTTTGATCGACAGGAGGTTGGTGAGAGCATGAAGAAAACGTTGTTATAAAATCCATAGAGTGGTGTTACAAAGTATACTGTCTGGACTGAGATAATAGAGGATATATGGACAGTACAGTATttaaaagaggaaaacacagtcaggaatttttctttttgtgatcAGGAAGATACGGATGGACCAAGATGTGCTTTACAGTCCTACATATCCAAATATATGATTATAAGCCTCTGATGAAATCACTTGAATAAAGGGAGGAGCTCAGGTGATCACTGCCCACTCTCGATCACTGTGAATATCACTGTTtgttcttcttattttttttattttatattgtataaaaactgtgattaaaAATACCATTCACACTACATTCCTGTTGCTggtttatttcagtttgtatttcCGATATATCCGACAGCTACTTATCTTCTACATTCAAAACCTAACATTCTTTTGCTTTGAATACATGCATGATATTTAAATCATCTAATATAGTTGCCCGAAATTTCTACTAGTAGTATTTAAATTTTTAACATTGtaattttaagttttaattattcattgttgttgttgttgttgttgttgttgttgctgctgcactAACTTGAAGGAAGGATCCAACTTTTCCGGTCCGCTCGTGACCAGAAATGACGAATGAGAAACCAACTTCAGTTTCATCTAAATGTTTCATGCAAGCCGCAGCACGAGGGTCTGTTATGTAGCCCATTGTTTCACAATGACTTCTCCTTATTTCACGCAGAGGTCTGTTAGCACTCGAAGTGGGAACCAAAATGCGGGCTGCACACCTGCGGCCTCTCTCGGGTCCAAACTTACCGACAGACGGCCGAATGTGGGACCTGTCTCCTCTGCGGCGGtgaaagtggaggaggaggaggcgaagGTCTCTGAGCCAAGACCCTCCTCGGTCGCCTTATCACAGGGTAATGTTTACGTTTTAGGCTGCTCGCTCAACACAGACACGAAATATTCGAAATATCACAAAACAAGACAACGTGCATGTAACTAGCTTGTGACAGACAGCTGTGTCTCCAGCCCTGGGTGATCAGCCGTGGTCGTTGTGACCTGTTCACCTGTTGGACTCGTGCGTCTGAAAGGTGATTGGCACATCAGCACAGTAGATCCACGCAACACGAGCTGCATCCATGGCCACTGCAGACACAACTTTATCTCAACTAATGTGACGTTTAAGAGGACACGAAGGCTCAATGTGTGCTGCAGGAATAGTTCGGCTAACGCTGTTTCTGGCATGCCTCCCTGCAGAAACTGAAAAACGTTCATGTCCTCCACCCCACATGTGTTATAATTGGGGAAGAAACTATTATAAAAGCATTCGAATAGAATTGTATTAATCAGATTGTATCAGAGGTCAGCATGATAGCATCAGCCAACTCTTGTGCATGTTCCCTACATTTATCATTGTCATTCAACTTTTTTCCCTGCAGTGGCTCTCTGCCCCAACCCCAAGTTTAAAGGAACACTTCACCCAaacatgaaaattcagtcattatctactcaccccaaTGCTGATGGAGTGTTGGATGCCACACTACCAGTGGGCCAacttatgtttatttttcagatttgtcCCATGGTTTTGGATGCAATGTTAATTGAGGTGCCCACAATTTTATTTCTCGAATACTCGAATACATAGTTTCTATCTTGTAGTGTACTTTACTTGTAATGCAGACTCAGTGTATGCCATGCTTGGTATGGTCATTTCCATCCTCTCTCCCCTGTGCTCATTCAGGTGGTTGCCCTGAACCCCTCCGCCACAGCAGACCTcatccaaaaaaagaaacagacgCTCTATCACTGTCTTCGCACAGCCGCAGGAGGAGACAGATAAAGGTGGAATATGATGAGAAAGACGGTGTTACACCGGTGAAGACAGAGCACTGGGAACCTCCTGACTGGAAGAAACAAATAGGGTACATCCGTGAGATGAGAAGCGGCCGTGATGCACCTGTAGACAACATGGGGGCGGAGAAATGCTACGACACCGGGGCCCCTGCACATGTGGGTGTTGTggtctttttttaaagtctacATAATTTAGTCTTCTAAAAATACACTGCTGATATTGCTTTGCGGTAGCTTCCACTGAGAAGCATACAACAGCTGATCGGGGCAATATTTTACAAACAACTGCATTTTCATGAGTTTTTACAACTTGAACACCATCTGGTATGGAAACGAgttatttctagtttgcacatGAGATCTCTGGCCAATAAATGTATAGGGCAGCAGTCTGACAGCAGAAATGCATGTTTAAAGTTTGTGCTGTAATCATCAAAGCATTTAAGAGTTCAGAAACTCCTCTCCTTTGATCACTGAGTGTGATTACTAAGAGTCAACGAGGAAAGAAACCATCTGTCATTCAAACcaatctgcgtgtgtgtgtgtgtgtgagatgtgggTGCAGTACGAGTCTCCAGATGCTTCAGGTGATTCAGAGTAGAGAATGAGCCCAACAAAacttctaaaaataaaaataccttCATTTCTTTTAGTATCTCACCATTTGTTAGGCAACGTGGTCCTTTTTCCCTCATTGAGGATTCTGTTGATGACGGTCTGGGGTCGCAGCAGTCAGTCCTCTCATCTCTTATGATTTTTCTCGAGGTAGATGCTGGAAGAAGTTTCCTGCAGGATGATCAGTCACCGTCTGCTGCATGCTCCAGATCCTGTCACACAAGGAATCCCACTTCTGACACCAAATTGTTGTGGAAATGTATATTATTTGTGAGATATCGGAAATAAACTTCAACAGTCATACAGAGTGGTATACAGTCTGCTGAGAACCCTTTTTGATAGGGAGATAGCCTGTCATCTCATGCCTGTACCAGGTTCCGTTATCTGTGGCTAGAAAACAAGAaggccagagaagagaagagattCTCCAGTGAGCAACCTCCTGGCAGTCCACACATGATAATAGAAGTCTCTCATTGTGCAGGTAGTACAAATACAACATTCAAGGACGTGAGAACATATGAAGACAGTGTAAAACAGTAATGATCAAAGAGTTTAATCATTTCTCATGTAAGAGTCTAGTGATATAATTTTCCTTTGCACtagtttaaattaattaatcttCTTCCCTTTGTTGTCTTCTCACAGGTGAGACGTTTTCAGGTGTTGGTTTCACTCATGCTGTCTAGTCAAACCAAGGACCAGGTGACGGCAGCCGCTATGCAAAAGCTCCGAGCTCACGGGTGCACTGTAGAGAATATACTCGCTACTGATGATGACACACTGGGAAAGCTCATCCACCCTGTCGGCTTCTGGAGGGTAAAACTCTCCTTGTGTGCATGTCTTACATCACAAAGGTTTAATGAAATCAGTTTCACAACCTCGTTCTTTGGTTTGGCACCTTATTGTAATGTTTCTCCCACACACCCTTTTCTAGACGAAGGTGAAGTATCTGAAGCTGACATCGGCCATGCTGCAGAAGGAGTTTGGCGGGGACATCCCAGACAGCGTGGAGGGGCTGGTCCGCCTGCCTGGAGTCGGACCTAAGATGGCTCACCTGGCAATGGACATCGCCTGGGACCAGGTGTCCGGCATTGGTGGGTAAACACTCCTGAAGCATGCACAGTCACTTACAAATGAAAAGGAATAATGGTTCTAGGGGGAGATAGAGCTAAGTgtttgaatgctaatgttagctaatgggtTGTCAAATATGATGTGTAACCATGAAATATCACCCAATTTCCCTCTAGACATCGCTATCCAtaatcttttcagttgctgatcaatcaggaaatAGTCACAGAAATAGTCCAGAAATAGTCTAGTTGCTGTATGAACCATTATCTGGaacatgaaacaaagaaaagcagcaaattttAACAATCATGAAGCTGGAATCGGGTAACATTTCACAATTTAGTGAGACTTAAATGTATAGTGATGTGTTATCAAGGTTACAGCTGAAGCATAGAAAATAACAGATTAGAtggtaaaatattttttgaagaaatactttatatttatactatatatatatatatatatatatatataatatatatatatatatatatatatatatatatatctatatatagatagagagagagagagagagagatatatatatatatatatatatgtatatatgtatatatatatatataatatatgtatatatatatatatatatatgtatagatatatatgtatatatatatatatatatatatatgtatatatgtatatacatatatatatatgtatatatatatatgtatatatatatattatataattatatatgatatatatatatatgtatatatatatatatatatatatataatatatatatatatattatattaatatatatatatatgtatatatatatatatatatatatatgaactgTGATTAGATGTGGTGTGTTCGTGCGTGTGCTCatacaatgtgttttttgtttaggTGTGGACACACATGTGCATCGTATCTCCAATAGGCTTGGCTGGCTCAAGAAACCAACAAAGAACCCGGAGGAGACGCGTAAAGCCCTGGAGCAGTGGTTACCCAGGTAACAGCCTGACTTGATCACTGCTGACCCACACAACCTGATTAACACGGAC from Sparus aurata chromosome 1, fSpaAur1.1, whole genome shotgun sequence encodes the following:
- the nthl1 gene encoding endonuclease III-like protein 1 isoform X1: MFHASRSTRVCYVAHCFTMTSPYFTQRSVSTRSGNQNAGCTPAASLGSKLTDRRPNVGPVSSAAVKVEEEEAKVSEPRPSSVALSQGGCPEPLRHSRPHPKKETDALSLSSHSRRRRQIKVEYDEKDGVTPVKTEHWEPPDWKKQIGYIREMRSGRDAPVDNMGAEKCYDTGAPAHVRRFQVLVSLMLSSQTKDQVTAAAMQKLRAHGCTVENILATDDDTLGKLIHPVGFWRTKVKYLKLTSAMLQKEFGGDIPDSVEGLVRLPGVGPKMAHLAMDIAWDQVSGIGVDTHVHRISNRLGWLKKPTKNPEETRKALEQWLPRELWSEINWLLVGFGQQVCLPINPLCSVCLNQHSCPSAHKNSPAKRPKAGSPTSPFKTKTEPEQDSTVYNRRTKKEPLSTPISPTIQKRRLKSKVNH
- the nthl1 gene encoding endonuclease III-like protein 1 isoform X2: MFHASRSTRVCYVAHCFTMTSPYFTQRSVSTRSGNQNAGCTPAASLGSKLTDRRPNVGPVSSAAVKVEEEEAKVSEPRPSSVALSQGGCPEPLRHSRPHPKKETDALSLSSHSRRRRQIKVEYDEKDGVTPVKTEHWEPPDWKKQIGYIREMRSGRDAPVDNMGAEKCYDTGAPAHVRRFQVLVSLMLSSQTKDQVTAAAMQKLRAHGCTVENILATDDDTLGKLIHPVGFWRTKVKYLKLTSAMLQKEFGGDIPDSVEGLVRLPGVGPKMAHLAMDIAWDQVSGIGLAGSRNQQRTRRRRVKPWSSGYPGSCGVRSTGCSWVSDSRFVCPSTLFALCV